A single genomic interval of Abditibacteriota bacterium harbors:
- the hydF gene encoding [FeFe] hydrogenase H-cluster maturation GTPase HydF, producing the protein MKDTPVSERIRIAFAGRRNAGKSSLINAFTSQEVSIVSDVPGTTTDPVSKTMELFPLGPVVITDTAGLDDTGVLGELRTAKTEGIIDRSDMVFVVISSEFSDLSLEKELMARLRKAGTDHIVCMTKSDLGPGREALLEKELETRVFPVSSTEGTGIEELRIYAGKMRSEGSKPRTILEGLCSPGSKVLMITPIDESAPKGRMILPQVMTLRDSMDRHCICACVQPQEYPEALEIFRPDLCITDSQAFAFVDQATPESLRLTSFSILMARAKGDLSLFYEGAQAIDSLTDHSRILIAEACTHHVQKNDIGTGLIPDKLRKYTGKSLVFEKSSGADFPSDLSDYDLVIHCGGCMISARDMRLRQNKARDRGVPMTNYGVLLAKLGGILERAAGWLL; encoded by the coding sequence ATGAAAGACACACCTGTTTCCGAAAGAATACGCATAGCGTTTGCCGGCAGAAGAAACGCCGGCAAATCATCGCTGATCAATGCTTTTACCTCTCAGGAGGTATCCATAGTATCCGACGTGCCCGGGACCACCACCGATCCCGTGAGCAAGACCATGGAGCTCTTTCCTCTGGGGCCCGTGGTGATCACGGATACCGCAGGTCTGGATGATACAGGCGTGTTGGGAGAGCTTCGTACAGCCAAAACCGAAGGGATCATAGACAGATCCGACATGGTCTTCGTGGTCATTTCGTCCGAATTTTCGGACCTGTCTCTGGAAAAAGAGCTGATGGCCCGTCTCCGCAAAGCCGGCACCGATCATATCGTGTGCATGACCAAAAGCGATCTCGGTCCCGGCAGAGAAGCCCTGCTGGAAAAGGAGCTGGAGACCCGGGTGTTTCCTGTGAGCTCCACCGAAGGCACAGGTATCGAGGAGCTGCGGATATACGCAGGGAAAATGCGCTCCGAGGGCAGCAAGCCCCGCACCATTCTGGAAGGCTTGTGCTCCCCGGGCAGCAAAGTGCTGATGATCACTCCCATAGACGAATCGGCTCCCAAAGGCAGGATGATACTCCCTCAGGTGATGACTCTCCGGGACTCTATGGACAGGCATTGTATCTGCGCCTGCGTGCAGCCGCAGGAGTATCCCGAGGCCCTGGAGATATTCCGGCCGGATCTGTGTATCACCGACTCTCAGGCCTTTGCCTTTGTGGATCAGGCTACGCCGGAATCTTTGCGTCTCACCAGTTTTTCCATACTGATGGCCAGAGCCAAGGGTGATCTGTCCCTGTTTTACGAAGGCGCTCAGGCCATTGACAGCCTGACCGACCACAGCAGGATACTTATTGCCGAAGCCTGCACCCATCACGTCCAGAAAAATGACATAGGCACCGGGCTCATCCCGGACAAGCTGCGAAAATATACCGGCAAGTCTCTGGTCTTCGAAAAATCCTCCGGAGCCGATTTCCCTTCGGATCTGTCGGACTACGATCTGGTGATCCATTGCGGCGGCTGCATGATCTCCGCGAGAGACATGCGTCTCAGGCAAAATAAGGCCCGGGACCGGGGCGTGCCCATGACCAATTACGGCGTCCTGCTGGCCAAGCTGGGCGGCATTCTGGAAAGGGCTGCCGGATGGCTTCTGTGA
- the hemW gene encoding radical SAM family heme chaperone HemW, which translates to MTGPEAVYVHIPFCRSKCYYCDFDSYAHSEGYMDDYVRALLKEIDCSGVYDAPVRSVYFGGGTPTLLSPGALAAVLEALSDKFDLSSDCEITLEANPGTVNAGSLSLLWKAGFNRLSLGIQSLDPGLLRSLGRIHTPGEARLAAEAALKAGFCNLNLDIMYRLPGQTMEMLERDLTGILELCPRHISAYELTIAEGTPFGLRRQEIEQEILTDAKDASDFLWGVLSANGYERYEVSNYSLRGCRSRHNLNYWRRGEYYGFGAGAWSFVAGSRNKNISPIPEYIRRVGTSGQAVEYTERLKPEEELTELLMLGLRTTEGVRLKSLKRYSPEADAILARAVSLPGLLINDGESLRCTRRGLDLLNYILETIL; encoded by the coding sequence GTGACCGGGCCGGAAGCAGTATATGTCCATATACCCTTTTGCAGGTCAAAATGCTATTATTGCGATTTTGATTCCTATGCTCACTCCGAGGGATATATGGATGACTACGTCCGCGCCTTGCTGAAAGAGATAGACTGCTCCGGCGTATATGACGCGCCGGTCAGGTCCGTATATTTCGGAGGCGGCACTCCCACCCTGCTCTCTCCCGGGGCGCTGGCTGCCGTGCTTGAAGCTCTTTCTGACAAATTTGACCTGTCCTCCGATTGCGAGATCACTCTCGAGGCAAATCCGGGAACGGTGAACGCAGGATCGCTGTCTCTATTATGGAAGGCCGGCTTCAATCGTCTGTCCCTGGGTATCCAAAGCCTTGACCCCGGTCTGCTCAGGTCTCTGGGCAGGATCCATACTCCCGGGGAAGCCCGGCTTGCCGCAGAGGCTGCCCTTAAGGCGGGGTTTTGTAATCTGAATCTGGACATTATGTACAGATTGCCCGGTCAGACCATGGAGATGCTGGAGCGGGACCTGACAGGCATACTGGAGCTCTGTCCCCGGCACATATCTGCTTATGAGCTCACTATAGCGGAAGGCACACCCTTCGGTCTCAGAAGACAGGAGATCGAGCAGGAGATATTGACGGACGCCAAGGACGCGTCGGACTTTTTGTGGGGAGTACTCTCCGCAAACGGCTATGAGAGATACGAGGTGTCCAACTATTCTCTCCGGGGATGCAGGTCCCGTCACAATCTGAATTATTGGCGCAGAGGCGAGTATTACGGCTTCGGAGCAGGCGCCTGGTCCTTCGTCGCAGGATCCAGAAACAAAAACATCAGCCCCATACCGGAATACATAAGGAGGGTCGGGACTTCGGGACAGGCTGTGGAATATACCGAAAGGCTGAAGCCTGAGGAAGAGCTTACAGAGCTTCTGATGCTGGGCCTCAGGACCACAGAAGGCGTCAGGCTGAAGTCGCTGAAACGGTACTCTCCGGAGGCAGACGCCATCCTCGCCCGGGCAGTCTCTCTCCCGGGGCTGCTGATAAACGACGGCGAAAGCCTGAGGTGTACCCGGCGGGGCCTGGACCTGCTGAACTATATATTGGAAACCATCTTATAA